A stretch of Nonomuraea africana DNA encodes these proteins:
- a CDS encoding GTP-binding protein produces the protein MVFGRSDRRRLPTAIKILIAGGFGAGKTTMVGSVSETRPLRTEETLTDRSTGVDDISGVEAKRTTTVAMDFGRITMGDDYMLYLFGTPGQERFWFVWDELALGAVILADTRRLADCFPSVDYFERRGTPFVVAVNCFEGSPVYELAEVRLALGLDPSIPIVLCDARKRDSSREVLIQLVEHAMKLRAQPVGTTS, from the coding sequence ATGGTCTTCGGTCGCTCTGATCGGCGGCGGCTGCCGACCGCCATCAAGATCCTCATCGCCGGTGGGTTCGGCGCGGGCAAGACGACCATGGTCGGCTCGGTCTCCGAGACGCGGCCGCTGCGCACCGAGGAGACGCTGACCGACCGGTCCACCGGGGTCGACGACATCTCCGGCGTGGAGGCCAAGCGCACCACCACCGTCGCCATGGACTTCGGCCGCATCACCATGGGCGACGACTACATGCTCTACCTGTTCGGGACGCCTGGACAGGAGCGCTTCTGGTTCGTGTGGGACGAGCTGGCGCTCGGCGCGGTCATCCTGGCCGACACCCGCCGCCTGGCCGACTGCTTCCCCTCCGTCGACTACTTCGAACGGCGCGGCACGCCGTTCGTGGTCGCGGTCAACTGCTTCGAGGGCTCGCCCGTCTACGAGCTGGCAGAGGTACGGCTGGCGCTCGGCCTCGACCCGTCGATCCCGATCGTGCTGTGCGACGCCCGCAAGCGCGACTCCAGCCGCGAGGTGCTCATCCAGCTCGTCGAGCACGCGATGAAGCTGCGCGCCCAGCCGGTCGGGACCACCTCGTGA
- a CDS encoding terpene synthase family protein, producing MSAELSGSAELGRICGVAAVCARDLRRCAELYGELFPASPFDAAFFSSLTLVGAFGSPWADADLLKAVNRASLFVTGVDRLFDLVAGSRREVDELVRDCLEVADGAVPGSPITRFLADLRDELATAPHFAGLAAVWHDQLRLMLEAMAREWRWHEGGERPGYGAYLANADSTGSTFVNVSHWIYTGDSWTLARLDELRTTVSAEVQRYLRLLNDLATYRRDVSWGELNVLMLGVGRDEVDERMAALVRSANTQIEAVRDGSPRTALYLERQIGFNTGFYGIADFWGEL from the coding sequence GTGAGCGCCGAGCTGTCAGGATCCGCCGAGCTGGGCCGGATCTGCGGCGTGGCCGCCGTGTGCGCGCGCGACCTGCGCCGCTGCGCCGAGCTGTACGGCGAGCTGTTTCCCGCCAGCCCGTTCGACGCCGCGTTCTTCTCCTCCCTGACGCTGGTCGGGGCGTTCGGCTCGCCATGGGCGGACGCGGACCTGCTCAAGGCGGTCAACAGGGCGTCGCTGTTCGTGACCGGCGTCGACCGGCTCTTCGATCTGGTCGCAGGCTCCAGGCGGGAGGTGGACGAGCTGGTGCGCGACTGCCTGGAGGTGGCCGACGGCGCGGTGCCCGGCAGCCCGATCACCCGCTTCCTGGCCGACCTGCGCGACGAGCTCGCCACCGCGCCGCACTTCGCCGGCCTCGCGGCCGTCTGGCACGACCAGCTGCGCCTGATGCTGGAGGCCATGGCGCGGGAGTGGCGCTGGCACGAGGGCGGTGAACGGCCCGGCTACGGCGCGTACCTCGCCAACGCCGACAGCACAGGTTCCACGTTCGTCAACGTCTCGCACTGGATCTACACCGGTGACTCGTGGACCCTGGCCCGCCTCGACGAGCTGCGCACCACGGTCAGCGCCGAGGTGCAGCGCTACCTGCGCCTGCTCAACGACCTGGCGACCTATCGCAGGGACGTCAGCTGGGGCGAGCTCAACGTGCTCATGCTCGGCGTCGGCCGCGACGAGGTGGACGAGCGGATGGCGGCGCTGGTCCGCAGCGCGAACACGCAGATCGAGGCGGTCAGGGACGGCTCGCCGCGCACCGCCCTCTACCTCGAACGGCAGATCGGCTTCAACACCGGCTTCTACGGCATCGCGGACTTCTGGGGAGAGCTGTGA
- a CDS encoding cytochrome P450 yields MSTARVRTLPFYLALARHLRDPVKALEQAGSAAGGELVRLNLGPFRPFLATHPDHVQHVLRTSQPNYLREGMFWDPMIPLFGDGILADGEAWRESRKVLLPLFTARRVESLAGRMAEIIAERIEATVRPGERFDAVEKMSAIVHPTIIRLFFGDQISAEDIARLLPAYDTAVTSKALRLALPFVPESVPLPGDRAFRRSVAAINEVVYPRVREARARLQGADDVVGALVKAWDDDGKIRDNVVSMHGAATETTATALTWVWPTLEAHPELAGAVFEEIDRVVGKGPVRAEHLAGLVRLKSFLSELLRLYPVGWILPRRTVSDETVGGVTVTAGSTVIISPYLTHRLPEFWERPLEFDPSRFEGQTRRHRFAYFPFGGGPHQCVGQHLFMIEAQLLLAGILSRYRPVLHTRLPVTALPSFSLRTRQRVDLTLVAR; encoded by the coding sequence ATGTCGACCGCCCGGGTCCGTACGCTGCCCTTCTACCTCGCGCTCGCCAGACACCTCCGCGACCCGGTCAAGGCGCTCGAACAGGCCGGATCCGCAGCCGGCGGTGAGCTGGTCAGACTCAATCTCGGCCCCTTCCGTCCCTTTCTCGCCACCCATCCCGACCACGTCCAGCACGTCCTGCGCACCAGCCAGCCGAACTACCTACGTGAGGGTATGTTCTGGGATCCGATGATTCCGCTCTTCGGCGACGGGATCCTGGCCGACGGCGAGGCCTGGCGGGAGAGCAGGAAGGTGCTGCTGCCGCTGTTCACCGCCAGGCGGGTGGAGTCGCTGGCGGGCCGGATGGCCGAGATCATCGCCGAGCGGATCGAGGCGACGGTCAGGCCGGGGGAGCGGTTCGACGCGGTCGAGAAGATGTCGGCGATCGTGCACCCGACGATCATCCGGCTGTTCTTCGGCGACCAGATCTCCGCCGAGGACATCGCCAGGCTCCTGCCCGCCTACGACACCGCCGTCACCTCCAAGGCCCTGCGCCTGGCGCTGCCGTTCGTGCCCGAGAGCGTCCCGCTGCCCGGCGACCGGGCCTTCCGCCGCTCGGTGGCGGCGATCAACGAGGTCGTCTACCCGAGGGTCCGCGAGGCCCGCGCCCGCCTTCAGGGCGCGGACGACGTGGTCGGCGCGCTGGTCAAGGCGTGGGACGACGACGGCAAGATCCGCGACAACGTGGTCAGCATGCACGGCGCCGCCACCGAGACCACCGCCACCGCGCTCACCTGGGTGTGGCCGACGCTCGAAGCCCATCCGGAGCTCGCCGGCGCGGTGTTCGAGGAGATCGACCGCGTGGTGGGGAAGGGCCCCGTCCGCGCCGAGCACCTGGCGGGGCTGGTGCGGCTGAAGAGCTTCCTGTCGGAGCTGCTGCGGCTGTATCCGGTGGGCTGGATCCTGCCCCGCCGTACCGTGAGTGACGAGACGGTCGGCGGCGTCACCGTGACCGCCGGATCCACGGTGATCATCAGCCCCTATCTCACGCACCGGCTGCCCGAGTTCTGGGAGCGGCCGCTGGAGTTCGACCCCTCTCGCTTCGAGGGGCAGACCAGGCGGCATCGCTTCGCCTACTTCCCCTTCGGCGGAGGGCCGCACCAGTGCGTCGGCCAGCACCTGTTCATGATCGAGGCGCAGCTGCTGCTCGCCGGCATCCTCAGCCGCTACCGGCCCGTGCTCCACACCAGGCTCCCCGTCACCGCGCTGCCCTCGTTCTCACTGCGCACCAGGCAGCGGGTCGACCTCACGCTGGTCGCCCGGTGA
- a CDS encoding DUF742 domain-containing protein, whose amino-acid sequence MTHEEWVDPEIVRPYVVTRGRTEPVRGSFDLISLAVAVGGPPGPEAGLDPEHLSIARLCREPISVAEIAARLDLPAGTIRVLLGDLFDQGFVTVQDPQPEVDMQDEKMYRAVLDGLRSL is encoded by the coding sequence ATGACGCACGAGGAATGGGTCGATCCGGAGATCGTCAGGCCGTACGTGGTGACGCGCGGCCGTACCGAACCCGTCAGGGGCTCCTTCGACCTGATCTCGCTGGCCGTCGCCGTGGGCGGCCCGCCGGGTCCGGAGGCGGGCCTCGACCCCGAGCACCTGTCGATCGCCAGGCTCTGCCGCGAGCCGATCTCCGTGGCGGAGATCGCCGCCCGCCTGGACCTGCCCGCGGGCACGATCCGTGTCCTGCTGGGCGACCTGTTCGACCAGGGGTTCGTCACCGTGCAGGATCCCCAACCCGAGGTGGACATGCAAGACGAGAAGATGTACAGGGCGGTGCTCGATGGTCTTCGGTCGCTCTGA
- a CDS encoding roadblock/LC7 domain-containing protein, translating to MRPGSSTDLTWLLDDLAGRIREVEHAIVLSSDGLLMASSKELDRTDGEHLSAVASGLQSLARGVSEHVGGGAVRQTVVEWKSRYLIVTVAGEGACLAVLCLQDADIGLVAYEMAMLVTRVGQYLTSPARTEAAR from the coding sequence GTGAGACCTGGCTCTTCAACCGACCTGACCTGGCTCCTTGACGACCTGGCCGGCCGCATCAGGGAGGTGGAGCACGCCATCGTGCTCTCCTCCGACGGCCTGCTGATGGCTTCGTCCAAGGAGCTCGACAGGACCGACGGCGAGCACCTGTCGGCCGTCGCCTCCGGGCTGCAGAGCCTGGCCAGAGGCGTCAGCGAGCACGTCGGCGGCGGAGCCGTGCGCCAGACCGTCGTGGAGTGGAAGTCCCGCTACCTCATCGTGACGGTCGCGGGCGAGGGAGCCTGCCTGGCGGTGCTGTGCCTGCAGGACGCCGACATCGGCCTGGTCGCCTACGAGATGGCCATGCTGGTGACCAGGGTCGGCCAGTACCTCACCTCTCCCGCGCGCACCGAGGCGGCGCGATGA
- a CDS encoding polyprenyl synthetase family protein: MADLGIPADALARCRELFEPAMRAAVADLHPWGRRMAAFTLGWSDIDGTPVEADTGKGLRPVLAMLCAEAAGAPLESAVPGAVAVELVHAFSLVHDDIIDSDERRRHRPAVWKAYGVGPAVLAGDALLALAIRSAASGPHAAAAAGILSSALVELVHGQTEDMAFEERPWTGPDAVTVAEYLSMAGDKTGSLLGCAAALGVTFAGAPGELATRMYGMGRDLGLAFQMVDDVLGIWGDPSRTGKPIFGDLRQRKKTLPVLAALTTSVSDSPSLTRSPGASPPSRASGSPDSTIGFSGGFSGAPSSARSSASRELAKLLASGADDEDSVRLAADLIEKAGGRARALSMAADHASRALETLDATFPAAHDLRSLAISLLNRTH, translated from the coding sequence GTGGCTGACCTCGGCATTCCAGCCGACGCGCTGGCCCGGTGCCGCGAGCTGTTCGAGCCCGCGATGCGCGCCGCGGTGGCGGACCTGCACCCCTGGGGCCGGCGGATGGCCGCCTTCACGCTCGGCTGGTCGGACATCGACGGCACGCCGGTCGAGGCCGACACCGGCAAGGGGCTGCGGCCCGTCCTCGCGATGCTGTGCGCCGAGGCCGCCGGCGCCCCGCTCGAGTCGGCCGTCCCCGGCGCGGTCGCGGTGGAGCTGGTGCACGCCTTCTCCCTGGTGCACGACGACATCATCGACAGCGACGAGCGGCGCAGGCACCGGCCGGCGGTGTGGAAGGCCTACGGGGTCGGCCCCGCCGTCCTGGCCGGTGACGCGCTGCTGGCCCTGGCCATCAGATCCGCCGCCAGCGGCCCCCACGCCGCCGCGGCCGCCGGGATCCTGTCGTCGGCACTGGTGGAGCTGGTGCACGGCCAGACCGAGGACATGGCCTTCGAGGAGCGGCCGTGGACGGGACCCGACGCGGTGACGGTGGCCGAGTACCTCTCGATGGCGGGCGACAAGACCGGCTCCCTGCTCGGCTGCGCCGCTGCTCTGGGCGTGACGTTCGCGGGGGCGCCGGGCGAGCTGGCCACCCGGATGTACGGTATGGGGCGCGACCTGGGCCTGGCCTTCCAGATGGTGGACGACGTGCTCGGCATCTGGGGCGACCCTTCACGCACCGGCAAGCCGATCTTCGGCGACCTCCGGCAGCGCAAGAAGACCCTCCCCGTTCTGGCCGCCCTCACCACCAGCGTCTCGGACTCCCCATCCTTGACACGCTCGCCGGGCGCCTCGCCCCCTTCGCGCGCTTCGGGTTCGCCCGACTCCACGATCGGATTCTCTGGCGGGTTCTCTGGCGCTCCGAGCTCGGCGCGGTCGTCCGCGAGTCGGGAGCTGGCGAAGCTTCTCGCGTCGGGTGCGGACGACGAGGACTCCGTACGGCTGGCCGCCGACCTCATCGAGAAGGCGGGCGGCCGCGCCCGCGCCCTGTCGATGGCCGCCGACCACGCCTCCCGAGCCCTCGAAACGCTCGACGCCACCTTCCCCGCGGCCCACGACCTCCGCTCACTGGCCATCTCCCTCCTGAACCGCACCCACTGA
- a CDS encoding Lrp/AsnC family transcriptional regulator, which translates to MEEIDRRIVTLLAKDGRMSFTDLARETGLSVSAVHQRVRRLEKRGVVRGYAALVDHDAVGLPLTAFVSIKPIDPAAPDDAPERLAHLSAIEACHSVAGDESYILKVRVASPLALEELLQNIRASANVSTRTTVVLSTPYEHRPPDLGEA; encoded by the coding sequence ATGGAGGAGATCGACCGCAGGATCGTCACGCTGCTGGCCAAGGACGGCCGGATGAGCTTCACCGACCTGGCCAGGGAGACGGGCCTGTCGGTCTCCGCTGTGCACCAGCGGGTGCGCCGCCTGGAGAAGCGCGGGGTCGTGCGCGGCTACGCCGCGCTCGTCGACCACGACGCCGTCGGGCTGCCGCTGACCGCCTTCGTGTCGATCAAGCCGATCGACCCCGCCGCCCCCGACGACGCGCCCGAACGGCTCGCCCACCTGAGCGCGATCGAGGCCTGCCACAGCGTGGCGGGCGACGAGAGCTACATCCTGAAGGTGCGCGTCGCCTCGCCCCTCGCGCTGGAGGAGCTGCTGCAGAACATCCGCGCCTCGGCGAACGTCTCCACCCGCACGACCGTGGTGCTCAGCACGCCGTACGAGCACCGCCCGCCCGACCTCGGCGAGGCCTGA
- a CDS encoding nitrate- and nitrite sensing domain-containing protein, translating into MRLRNSRLRTKVAALLVSLTALWAFAAWVTLREGANLLWVATLNSSVADTSDSLLLELQRERRLSLIQLGEGGTGGKEALRTQRAKTDAAATVFVEQASSNSVALAASDTLDLRLQQVFRRIEGLKGARASVDAGKLDRVRAAAAYTEVVDSIYRAYDALASLDDEQLAKDARTLVEMSRAIEILAQEDALISGALAAGGLTGAERGQFAQLVGAQRFARAEAAGELPSADRRGYDALVGGAAFTRLRQLEDQLIHGITVPGPAQWKNAVDPVLAGLDQTVQKAGDGMIGRATPVAIGVVVRLALAGGLGLIAVIASIVLSVTTTRAILAQLKKLRDAAHELSDERLPRVVARIGRGEDVDVAVEAPPLKFGDDEIGSVGQAFNTVQETAIRVAVEQAELRRSIRDILLSLARRTQGLVHRQLTVLDVMERRETEPEELRDLFRLDHLATRMRRNAENLIVLSGSSPGRTWRRSVPMIDVVRGALAEVEDYTRVQLLPMGEVTLAGKAVGDVIHLLAELIENAVSFSPPYTMVQVSGQVVANGYVFEIEDRGLGMTPEDLEAANRRIAEPPEFRLTGTARLGLYVVARLAERHEIQVQLKASPYGGTTVVVLIPYELVGADAEPEQDEDDTPGIPAPRTAFGGAPTGAATALRPVPVIEQPVRPVAEGQGGVPVDAAEIGDGLLGDGPVGDTPVAGAAKPPLPTRRPADAAPQGRPAPNGSPSAEPRSPVAEAAGTRVPGAALASVRAQADQTAQARDTGQETATASEQGERATPAFTPSGLPFRVPQTNLAPALKTEDAAQAQQQDEDERSPEEIRAIMGSFQSGTRLGRTQAAKMTEGDV; encoded by the coding sequence ATGCGCTTGCGTAATTCGCGATTGCGGACCAAGGTCGCGGCTCTTCTCGTCTCCTTGACCGCCCTCTGGGCGTTCGCCGCGTGGGTGACTCTCCGCGAGGGCGCCAACCTCCTCTGGGTGGCCACGCTCAACAGCAGCGTCGCCGACACCAGCGACTCGCTGCTGCTCGAACTGCAGCGGGAGCGCCGCCTGTCGCTGATCCAGCTGGGTGAGGGAGGCACGGGGGGCAAGGAGGCGCTGCGCACCCAGCGGGCCAAAACCGATGCCGCCGCCACCGTCTTCGTGGAGCAGGCCAGCTCCAACAGCGTCGCCCTGGCCGCTTCCGACACCCTCGACCTGCGCCTGCAGCAGGTGTTCAGGCGGATCGAGGGGCTCAAGGGGGCGCGCGCCTCGGTCGACGCGGGCAAGCTCGACAGGGTCCGCGCCGCGGCCGCCTACACCGAGGTCGTCGACTCGATCTACCGGGCCTACGACGCCCTCGCCTCCCTCGACGACGAGCAACTGGCCAAGGACGCCAGGACCCTGGTCGAGATGAGCAGGGCGATCGAGATCCTCGCGCAGGAGGACGCGTTGATCTCGGGCGCGCTGGCGGCCGGCGGTCTGACCGGCGCCGAGCGCGGACAGTTCGCGCAACTCGTCGGCGCCCAGCGCTTCGCCAGGGCGGAGGCGGCCGGCGAACTGCCGTCGGCCGACCGCCGTGGCTATGACGCGCTGGTCGGCGGCGCCGCCTTCACCCGCCTCCGCCAGCTGGAGGACCAGCTCATCCACGGCATCACCGTCCCGGGGCCCGCCCAGTGGAAGAACGCCGTCGATCCGGTGCTGGCGGGGCTCGACCAGACCGTGCAGAAGGCCGGTGACGGCATGATCGGGCGCGCGACGCCCGTCGCGATCGGTGTCGTCGTCAGGCTCGCCCTCGCGGGCGGTCTCGGCCTCATCGCGGTCATCGCCTCGATCGTGCTGTCCGTGACCACCACCAGGGCCATCCTCGCCCAGCTCAAGAAGTTGCGCGACGCCGCGCACGAGCTGTCCGACGAGCGGCTGCCCCGCGTGGTCGCGCGCATCGGCCGCGGCGAGGACGTCGACGTGGCCGTCGAGGCGCCGCCGCTGAAGTTCGGCGACGACGAGATCGGCTCGGTCGGCCAGGCGTTCAACACCGTGCAGGAGACCGCCATCAGGGTCGCGGTGGAGCAGGCCGAGCTGCGCCGCAGCATCCGCGACATCCTGCTCAGCCTCGCCCGCAGGACGCAGGGCCTGGTGCACAGGCAGCTGACCGTCCTCGACGTCATGGAGCGCCGCGAGACCGAGCCCGAGGAGCTGCGCGACCTGTTCAGGCTCGACCACCTGGCCACCCGCATGCGGCGCAACGCCGAGAACCTCATCGTGCTGTCGGGCTCCTCCCCGGGCCGTACGTGGCGCAGGTCGGTGCCCATGATCGACGTGGTGCGCGGCGCGCTGGCCGAGGTGGAGGACTACACCCGCGTCCAGCTGCTGCCCATGGGCGAGGTGACGCTGGCGGGCAAGGCCGTCGGCGACGTCATCCACCTGCTGGCCGAACTGATCGAGAACGCCGTCTCCTTCTCCCCGCCCTACACGATGGTGCAGGTCAGCGGGCAGGTGGTGGCCAACGGGTACGTGTTCGAGATCGAGGACCGCGGCCTCGGCATGACGCCGGAGGACCTCGAGGCGGCCAACCGGCGCATCGCCGAGCCGCCCGAGTTCAGGCTCACCGGCACCGCCCGTCTCGGCCTCTACGTGGTCGCCAGGCTGGCCGAACGGCACGAGATCCAGGTGCAGCTGAAGGCCTCGCCGTACGGCGGGACCACGGTCGTGGTGCTGATCCCGTACGAGCTGGTGGGCGCGGACGCCGAGCCCGAGCAGGACGAGGACGACACTCCTGGCATCCCCGCGCCCAGGACCGCGTTCGGCGGCGCGCCCACCGGCGCCGCCACCGCGCTGCGTCCGGTCCCCGTGATCGAGCAGCCGGTGCGCCCGGTGGCCGAGGGGCAGGGCGGCGTGCCGGTGGACGCGGCGGAGATCGGCGACGGACTCCTGGGCGACGGGCCGGTGGGCGACACGCCTGTCGCGGGGGCGGCCAAGCCGCCGCTGCCCACCAGGCGGCCCGCCGACGCGGCGCCTCAGGGGCGCCCCGCGCCGAACGGCTCGCCGTCGGCGGAACCGCGGTCACCGGTCGCGGAGGCGGCCGGGACGCGCGTGCCCGGCGCCGCGCTGGCGAGCGTGCGGGCCCAGGCTGACCAGACCGCCCAGGCTCGCGACACCGGACAGGAGACCGCAACGGCGTCCGAGCAGGGCGAGCGGGCCACGCCCGCCTTCACCCCCTCGGGCCTGCCGTTCCGCGTGCCGCAGACCAACCTGGCACCCGCGCTGAAGACAGAGGACGCGGCGCAGGCGCAGCAGCAGGACGAGGACGAGCGCTCACCCGAGGAGATCCGCGCGATCATGGGTTCGTTCCAGTCGGGTACCCGCCTGGGCAGGACGCAGGCGGCCAAGATGACCGAGGGGGACGTGTGA
- a CDS encoding prenyltransferase/squalene oxidase repeat-containing protein: MSDIAWAARELVDGLMARPWGQVTASVYETGRLVTLAPWLTGHAERVRYLLRTQRPEGTWGPPDGYDLVPTLSAVEALLSERRRASSAPEGSRADLSAAVRRGLEILPVRLGAGDALPDMPAVELIVPFLVSLINEHLSGVGTPLPLPRGMDHTRLEAVRGWVASGADLPEKLLHALETAGMAVRGAHAVRPTPIGTVGASPAATAAWLAAIQDGPIHAAPAEGGTGEGTVGAAAARLHLEAVVRRHGGPVPVGLPITVFERGWVLSWLARAGIELDVPPEMIADLRAAIGPAGTPAGAGLPADADTTSVALHALALLGAPHEPSSLLAFDLGTHFCTWQGEDGHSPSVNAHVLDALGRYVACRPDAGDRYRPVMARLAGWLAGGQRADGGWEDRWHASPYYATVSCALALDEYGGQESARAVRRAVAWVLDTQRPDGSWGRWEGTPEESAYALQTLLLTRASDDPRLVEAAAAGYRFLREADLDRQPALWHDKDLYSPRAVVRAAVLASLHLAECDQRVSILIRS; this comes from the coding sequence GTGAGCGACATCGCCTGGGCGGCACGCGAGCTGGTCGACGGGCTGATGGCCAGGCCGTGGGGGCAGGTGACCGCCTCGGTCTACGAGACGGGCCGCCTCGTCACGCTGGCCCCGTGGCTGACCGGCCACGCCGAGCGCGTGAGGTACCTGCTGCGCACCCAGCGGCCCGAGGGCACCTGGGGCCCGCCCGACGGCTACGACCTGGTGCCCACGCTCAGCGCCGTCGAGGCGCTGCTTTCCGAGCGCCGCCGCGCCTCCAGCGCGCCCGAAGGCTCTCGCGCGGACCTCTCCGCCGCAGTTCGGCGCGGCCTGGAGATCCTCCCCGTACGGCTCGGCGCGGGCGACGCGCTGCCCGACATGCCGGCGGTCGAGCTCATCGTCCCCTTCCTCGTCTCGCTGATCAACGAGCACCTCTCGGGCGTGGGCACACCGCTGCCGCTGCCGCGGGGGATGGACCACACCAGGCTGGAGGCGGTGCGGGGATGGGTCGCCTCCGGCGCCGACCTGCCCGAGAAGCTGCTGCACGCCCTGGAGACCGCCGGCATGGCGGTCAGGGGCGCGCATGCCGTCCGCCCGACCCCGATCGGCACCGTCGGCGCCTCGCCGGCCGCGACCGCCGCCTGGCTCGCCGCGATCCAGGACGGCCCGATCCACGCGGCACCCGCGGAGGGCGGCACGGGAGAGGGGACGGTCGGGGCGGCCGCGGCCAGGCTGCATCTGGAGGCGGTGGTCAGGCGGCACGGCGGCCCGGTGCCCGTGGGGCTGCCGATCACGGTGTTCGAGCGCGGCTGGGTGCTGAGCTGGCTGGCGAGGGCGGGCATCGAGCTGGACGTGCCGCCCGAGATGATCGCCGACCTGCGCGCGGCCATCGGACCCGCCGGGACTCCCGCGGGCGCGGGACTGCCCGCCGACGCCGACACCACCTCGGTCGCCCTCCACGCGCTCGCCCTGCTGGGCGCCCCGCACGAGCCCAGCAGCCTGCTCGCCTTCGACCTGGGCACCCACTTCTGCACCTGGCAGGGCGAGGACGGCCATTCGCCGAGCGTCAACGCGCACGTGCTGGACGCCCTGGGCAGGTACGTGGCGTGCCGCCCTGACGCGGGCGATCGCTACCGTCCCGTGATGGCGCGCCTGGCCGGCTGGCTGGCGGGCGGGCAGCGGGCCGACGGGGGGTGGGAGGACCGCTGGCACGCCTCGCCGTACTACGCGACCGTGAGCTGCGCGCTCGCACTCGACGAGTACGGCGGGCAGGAGAGCGCGCGCGCCGTGCGGAGGGCGGTCGCGTGGGTGCTGGACACCCAGCGGCCCGACGGCTCGTGGGGCAGGTGGGAGGGCACGCCTGAGGAGAGCGCCTACGCGCTGCAGACCCTCTTGCTGACCAGGGCGAGCGACGACCCTCGCCTGGTGGAGGCAGCGGCCGCGGGCTACCGGTTCCTTCGCGAGGCCGACCTCGACCGGCAGCCCGCGCTGTGGCATGACAAAGACCTCTACAGCCCCCGCGCGGTGGTCCGCGCGGCCGTTCTCGCCTCCCTACATCTGGCGGAATGCGACCAGAGAGTGTCCATCCTGATACGATCATGA